One Cyclopterus lumpus isolate fCycLum1 chromosome 7, fCycLum1.pri, whole genome shotgun sequence DNA window includes the following coding sequences:
- the prdm16 gene encoding LOW QUALITY PROTEIN: histone-lysine N-methyltransferase PRDM16 (The sequence of the model RefSeq protein was modified relative to this genomic sequence to represent the inferred CDS: inserted 3 bases in 2 codons; deleted 2 bases in 1 codon) → MGNVKFALHTGPDAASSSWLKYVRSAPSFEEQNLAACHLTGDQIYYKAVRDIEAGEELLVYMKDGIFPEGSMAPNLQDEQMYRCEDCDELFSSTLELRRHQKYSCSSTGSIFDTLREDFKQEREDSDEPVHECKDCEKIFPNEYSLGQHMIVHTEEREYKCDQCPKAFNWKSNLIRHQMSHDSGKRFECENCDKVFTDPSNLQRHIRSQHVGARAHTCPECGKTFATSSGLKQHKHIHSSVKPFICEVCHKSYTQFSNLCRHKRMHADCRTQIKCKDCGQLFSTTSSLNKHRRFCEGKNHYGSAAGMFNPGIPLSSSPIMAKVKSHHPHLQGLNHSGLGFTDYFPSRPHPHAGLPFSPGAHGFPPLPHGFPGIFSPSLYQRPPLLPASPLLRSPLGGGSQEVKLPRSPLDAPPLSLVSSTNTNGGNSLNQLEVKEKENKLDLSSGEAKPRSKMVDLSDGSDLEDVNTTSGTDLDTTTGTASGDGSDLESDGESERERSGKRRKPSGAISSQEGHQLEDPDSALISAVSSSGNVALIVPFQFSASTQHSFFPPPDEQALPPSHTNANAATTDSIKAIASIAEKYFGPGLIGLHQEKKXGPLPYHSCFPSNFXANFHNSLYPFSADRGALNPSMFFKAEPKSPQEQLHKMVSGVPRAPASTGESPFDLTAKAKETKLAHPTPTNPSKPKSSTGSSGGPLTISSGEEQPLDLSIGGRSRGGHNGVVAEPQNRKNHIFGVGKGVSIKDEIPAGFPLSHSQSLHHSSIVQHQQQHAQPHQPPPLHYAKPSAFFMDPIYSRVEKRKLLDPVGALKEKFLRPSPPLFHPQMSAMENMTEKLESFGALKLDVPPNSLQHAHPLFNFRSPPPSLSDAILRKGKERYSCRYCGKIFPRSANLTRHLRTHTGEQPYRCKYCDRSFSISSNLQRHVRNIHNKEKPFKCHLCNRCFGQQTNLDRHLKKHEHENIPVSQQSGMLSNLGTTISSPNSEPDNHALLDEKEDSYFSEIRNFISNSEMNQASSSTDKRSEQAEEERPSSHSLSNSKLGLRGLEEEEEEVEGDDEEEEEGSLTEKSHDEAPESPSPVTMGVYEEDEEEEETETAPLAMGYEHTRRLTQ, encoded by the exons ACGAGCAGATGTACCGATGTGAAGACTGCGATGAGCTGTTCTCCTCAACACTGGAGCTGCGGCGGCACCAGAAGTATTCGTGCTCCAGTACCGGCTCCATCTTTGACACACTGAGAGAGGACTTCAAACAGGAACGTGAGGACAGCGACGAGCCTGTCCACGAATGTAAAGACTGTGAGAAGATTTTCCCAAATGAGTACAG TCTGGGCCAACATATGATAGTCCATACAGAGGAGAGGGAGTACAAGTGTGACCAGTGCCCCAAAGCCTTCAACTGGAAGTCCAACCTCATCCGTCACCAGATGTCACATGACAGTGGCAAGCGCTTTGAGTGTGAAAACTGTGATAAG GTGTTCACAGATCCCAGCAACCTTCAGCGCCACATCCGCTCCCAGCACGTGGGGGCACGTGCTCACACATGCCCCGAGTGTGGCAAGACTTTTGCAACCTCGTCAGGCCTCAAGCAGCATAAGCACATCCACAGCAGTGTCAAACCCTTTATCT GCGAGGTGTGCCACAAATCCTACACCCAGTTCTCCAACCTCTGCCGCCACAAGCGTATGCATGCTGACTGCCGTACCCAGATCAAGTGTAAAGACTGTGGGCAGTTGTTCAGCACTACCTCCTCCCTCAACAAGCATCGCCGCTTCTGTGAGGGCAAAAACCATTATGGCTCTGCAGCAGGGATGTTCAACCCTGGCATCCCCTTGAGCTCAAGCCCCATCATGGCCAAGGTCAAGTCCCATCATCCCCACCTTCAAGGTCTAAACCACTCAGGTTTAGGCTTCACTGACTACTTTCCCTCCCGACCTCACCCTCATGCTGGCTTGCCCTTCTCCCCAGGAGCTCATGGCTTCCCACCCCTACCTCATGGTTTCCCAGGTATCTTCTCCCCATCACTGTATCAGCGACCACCTTTATTGCCAGCTAGCCCCTTGCTAAGGAGCCCACTGGGCGGTGGCAGTCAGGAGGTGAAATTGCCTCGGAGTCCCCTAGATGCCCCTCCACTGTCACTGGTTAGCTCCACAAACACCAATGGAGGAAACAGTTTGAATCAGCTGGAagtcaaagaaaaagagaacaaactGGATTTGTCTTCTGGAGAAGCCAAGCCAAGATCTAAGATGGTGGACTTGTCTGACGGTAGTGACCTTGAAGACGTTAATACCACAAGTGGGACAGATTTGGACACCACCACTGGTACTGCTTCAGGGGATGGTTCTGACCTGGAGAGCGATGGAGAGAGTGAACGTGAGCGAAGTGGCAAAAGAAGGAAGCCGTCTGGAGCCATATCAAGTCAAGAAGGTCACCAGTTAGAAGACCCAGACAGTGCGTTGATATCAGCTGTGTCTAGTTCTGGAAACGTTGCT TTGATCGTCCCCTTTCAGTTTTCAGCATCAACCCAGCACTCCTTCTTCCCTCCACCTGATGAGCAAGCACTCCCGCCCTCCCACACAAATGCCAATGCAGCAACAACAGATTCTATCAAAGCCATCGCCTCGATTGCTGAGAAATATTTTGGTCCAGGTTTGATTGGTCTCCATCAGGAGAAGA ATGGTCCATTGCCCTACCATTCATGTTTCCCTTCCAATTT TGCCAACTTCCACAACTCCCTCTATCCCTTCAGCGCTGACCGAGGTGCCCTCAATCCCAGCATGTTCTTTAAAGCAGAGCCCAAGTCACCTCAGGAGCAGCTGCACAAGATGGTGTCTGGTGTACCACGGGCTCCTGCTTCCACAGGAGAGTCACCATTTGATCTCACCGCAAAGGCCAAGGAGACCAAGTTAGCTCATCCTACCCCAACAAATCCCTCAAAACCCAAAAGTAGTACTGGGAGCAGCGGTGGACCTTTAACAATATCTAGCGGTGAAGAACAGCCGTTGGACCTGAGCATTGGCGGCCGGAGCCGAGGTGGTCATAATGGTGTGGTGGCTGAGCCACAAAATAGAAAGAACCACATCTTTGGAGTTGGAAAGGGGGTCTCCATCAAGGATGAAATCCCAGCTGGGTTTCCACTGTCCCATTCCCAGTCATTGCACCACTCATCCATCGTccagcaccagcagcaacaCGCACAGCCCCACCAGCCACCACCTCTGCACTACGCCAAGCCCTCAGCATTCTTCATGGACCCCATATACAG CAgggtggagaagaggaagctaCTCGACCCCGTCGGAGCTCTGAAGGAGAAATTCCTCAGGCCCTCACCGCCACTCTTTCATCCACAG ATGTCAGCCATGGAGAACATGACAGAGAAGCTTGAGAGCTTTGGAGCTCTAAAACTGGACGTGCCGCCCAATTCGCTGCAACACGCTCACCCACTGTTCAACTTCCGCTCACCACCACCTTCCCTCTCAGATGCCATCCTCCGCAAGGGCAAGGAGCGTTACTCCTGCAG GTACTGTGGGAAAATCTTCCCTCGCTCTGCAAACCTCACCAGACACTTGCGGACGCATACAGGGGAACAACCCTACAG GTGTAAATACTGTGACCGCTCATTCAGCATCTCATCCAATCTTCAACGCCATGTTCGAAACATCCATAACAAGGAAAAACCCTTCAAGTGTCACCTGTGCAACCGCTGCTTCGGTCAACAAACCAACCTCGACCGCCATCTCAAGAAGCACGAGcatgagaacattcctg TGAGCCAACAGTCCGGGATGCTTTCCAACCTAGGAACCACCATCTCCTCCCCAAACTCTGAGCCAGACAATCATGCACTTTTAGATGAGAAGGAGGACTCATACTTCTCAGAAATCCGCAACTTCATTTCCAACAGTGAGATGAACCAGGCCTCCAGCTCCACGGATAAGAG ATCAGAGCAGGCTGAGGAGGAACGCCCATcgagccacagtttgtccaacTCTAAGCTAGGGCTCCGGGggctagaggaggaggaagaggaagtggagggtgacgatgaggaggaggaggaaggcagcCTGACAGAGAAGTCTCACGACGAGGCGCCCGAGTCCCCGTCTCCTGTCACAATGGGAGTGtatgaggaggacgaggaggaggaagagacggagacagCCCCATTAGCTATGGGCTATGAACACACTCGCAG GCTTACGCAATGA